Within Halobacterium jilantaiense, the genomic segment CGTGGGTCATGATGAAGACGAACCGAGACGTCCAGCGCAACCCGAAGCGCCGCAACTGGCGGCGTAACGACACCGACGAATAATGAGCGCCAGCGACTTCGAGGAGCGCATCGTGACGGTGCCGCTCCGCGACGTGACGAAGGTCCCGAGCCACGAGCGAGCCGGCGAGGCGATGAAGATCGTCCGCCAGCATCTCGCCAAGCAGTTCGCCGTCGACGAGGACGAG encodes:
- a CDS encoding 50S ribosomal protein L39e, coding for MGKKSKSQKKRLAKLERQNSRVPAWVMMKTNRDVQRNPKRRNWRRNDTDE
- a CDS encoding 50S ribosomal protein L31e translates to MSASDFEERIVTVPLRDVTKVPSHERAGEAMKIVRQHLAKQFAVDEDEVRIDPSINDAVWSEGNNSSPRKVRVHAARFAEDGETVVEAEYEG